In Frederiksenia canicola, the sequence ATGCGTTGATCGCCATTGTGAAACGCGATGTCGCCCCGGCATTGGGCTGTACGGAACCGATCTCACTTGCTTTAGCAACGGCGATTGCCGTGTCGCATTTGGATTCACCGTTGCAACAAATTCAGGCAAAAGTGTCTCCGAATTTGATGAAAAACGGAATGGGGGTCACGGTGCCAGGAACAGGAATGGTTGGGTTGCCAATTGCGGCGGCGGCAGGGGCGATAGCGGGCGACTGTCAAGCGGGGTTGGAGGTACTAAAACATATTCAGCCTGATGATGTGGCTCAAGCCAAGCAGATGTTGGCGGAAAATCGGGTGAGTGTCGACATTGCCAACGTAGAATTTCCGCTCTACTCTGAAGCTTTGGTGCTTGGCGACAGCGGTTGGGTGAAGGTCTGTATTCAGGACTCACATACGAATGTGGTGTTGATTGAAAAAAATGGTGAGGTGATTTTTGAGCAGCCTACAGTTACTGCGGAAGTTGCCGATGATTACCAGTTTTTCAATCAGCTTTCAGCCCAGCAAATTTACGATTTTGCGATGCACGCTCCTGTTGAAAAATTGGCGTTTATTGCTGAGGCTGCTCAGCTCAACAGTGCCTTATCCAAAGAAGGCTTGGAAAAAGAGTATGGATTGCATATTGGTCGCACGTTGAAAAAGCAGATCGAACTCGGTTTGCTGTCGGACGATCTGCTCAACCGCATTGTGATCGAAACCACTGCAGCCTCCGACGCTCGAATGGGCGGGGCGTTACTGCCTGCGATGAGTAATTCAGGCTCTGGCAATCAAGGCATCGCTGCCACAATGCCTTCGGTGATTGTGGCACGTTTTGTCAATGCCAACGATGAGCAGCTGATTCGTGCGTTATTCCTTTCACACACTATTGCTATTTACATTCACAGTAAATTGCCAAAATTATCGGCATTATGTGCAGTCACTACGGCGGCAATGGGCAGTGCTGCGGGAATGGCATATCTGCTAAACGGCAATTTTAATGCGATCAGTATGGCGATCTGCAGTATGATCGGTGACATCAGTGGCGTGTTATGTGACGGGGCAGCAAACAGTTGTGCGATGAAAGTCTCCACAGGTGTTTCGTCTGCTTACAAAGCAGTGCTCATGGCGTTAGACAACAGCCGAGTAACAGGTAACGAAGGCATTGTAGAACATAGTGTTGATAAATCGATCAACAATCTTTGTGCGATCGCTACCAAAAGTATGGTCTATATGGACAGGCAAATCATTGAAATAA encodes:
- a CDS encoding serine dehydratase subunit alpha family protein, with translation MKDVEFGDALIAIVKRDVAPALGCTEPISLALATAIAVSHLDSPLQQIQAKVSPNLMKNGMGVTVPGTGMVGLPIAAAAGAIAGDCQAGLEVLKHIQPDDVAQAKQMLAENRVSVDIANVEFPLYSEALVLGDSGWVKVCIQDSHTNVVLIEKNGEVIFEQPTVTAEVADDYQFFNQLSAQQIYDFAMHAPVEKLAFIAEAAQLNSALSKEGLEKEYGLHIGRTLKKQIELGLLSDDLLNRIVIETTAASDARMGGALLPAMSNSGSGNQGIAATMPSVIVARFVNANDEQLIRALFLSHTIAIYIHSKLPKLSALCAVTTAAMGSAAGMAYLLNGNFNAISMAICSMIGDISGVLCDGAANSCAMKVSTGVSSAYKAVLMALDNSRVTGNEGIVEHSVDKSINNLCAIATKSMVYMDRQIIEIMSAKGQEC